In Oxalobacteraceae bacterium OTU3CINTB1, the sequence CGGCAACCAAAGCCGCCTGCTTTTGAGCCTGGCGGCTTTTTTTTCGTCTTTTTCAAATATTTTTTCAAAATACCCTAAAGTTCCCGTTCAAGGCGACGTTAATCAGGACATGCGGTAATCCGTTTGCCGAAGATAACTAGCCTGGGTGGGTATATGATTGCTACCGAAGTCCTCTCGATGTACGAAAACATTGCCGGTTTGAGCAAGCAGATGGCCGCCGCCGCGCGCATGGGCGACTGGGATGGTTTGAGCAAGCTGGAAACCCAATGCGCCACCGAGACCCGCGCGGTCGCCACCGGCGTGCCGGCCCTGAGCGGCGCGCCGCGACTGCGCAAGATCGACCTGCTCAAGCAGATCCTGGCGAACGACCGCGAAATCCGCGACATCGCCGATCCATGGATGAACCAGGTACCCGGCATGGCGCGTCAATAAAAACGCCCGCCAAATAACAAAGCGCCTCATCGAGGCGCTTTTTTTATGCCCAAACACCGTCGACGAACCGCCGACAACGCCTCCAAAGGTCGAGCCCGTGTAGAAATGGCGGACCTGACCCCGGAGTTGCTTTTTTAGCTAGCCAGCGCGACGCGCAAC encodes:
- a CDS encoding flagellar protein FliT, which produces MIATEVLSMYENIAGLSKQMAAAARMGDWDGLSKLETQCATETRAVATGVPALSGAPRLRKIDLLKQILANDREIRDIADPWMNQVPGMARQ